One part of the Diadema setosum chromosome 22, eeDiaSeto1, whole genome shotgun sequence genome encodes these proteins:
- the LOC140245185 gene encoding uncharacterized protein: MNAYALVPEAYRQKFRNSRKLESQSFREFAKVKEIAFTRWLQSVGVATVEDLRELVLLEEFKSSLPQEVRSHIEERKVKTLSVASTMADEYTLSRSHGNRYVGSKYAAPNRLSVGKTNSSSKTEVKAGLVVENETDKKGRNTEKPIVCFHCRQPGHVKSTCPVLNKKKQEKDKEKKSHPNGLVSRSVESTGDGCEQVQSVIKSADQDKIKSQYEPFTSVGYVSLVGCDEARKVIILRDTGASQSLILDSVLPFGQTSSTGTSVLLQGVEGGYVEAPLHTVDLQSGLVSGRVSLGVRKSLPMDGVALILGNDLAGDKVTIPVVSAVPLDKEGNETAALVQEFPEVFPACVVTRSMSRKSEESEMKASQGDIGLEGSFVCRSDDVEVSKPAASKSHEIGDESQPVDENEIGLNKSSLIDAQKNDPQLVALCDSALAEEEALSERTCYYVKGDVLMRKWMPVDSSSDEEWREVHQIVIPRVFRKHILSVSHESALGGHLGVNKTVDKILKHFFWPGLRRDVSDFCRTCHVCQVVGKPNQKIPPAPLNPIPAFDEPFSTVIIDCVGPLPKTKAGHEYLLTMMCASTRFPEAVPLRRITAQNVSKALVKFFTTVGLPKVVQSDQGSNFTSKIFQQVMCELGIKCVTSSAYHPQSQGALERFHQTLKNMMRTYCFEVEKDRDEGLPLLLFSVRESVQESLGFSPFEVVFGHEVRGPLKVLREKLLGEDESPGLLNYVTTFRGRLTRAREFAAGHLRNSQKNMKQLFDKRSRERMFSPGEKVLILLPIPGNPLCARFSGPYVVEERLSDVNYIIQTPDRKKKKRLCHINMLKKYVERSAGESAKPVMYVVGAVQDVPVPKTRKELMRFIGMAGYYRRFCHNFSDVVAPLTDLLRKNVKFQWSAACQSAFDQVKAILSSGPVLAAPDFKKGFSLAVDASDVGAGAVLMQADDDGVDRPVGYFSKKFNAHQRKYSTVEKETLALILSLSHFDVYVGSTTQPVVVWTDHNPLTFVNRMRNKNQRLMRWSLILQEYNLDIKHIRGKENIVADALSRA; encoded by the coding sequence ATGAACGCGTACGCCTTGGTTCCTGAAGCGTACAGACAGAAATTCAGGAATAGTAGAAAACTAGAGTCACAGTCATTCAGAGAGTTTGCAAAAGTGAAGGAAATTGCCTTCACTCGTTGGCTGCAATCAGTAGGCGTGGCTACTGTTGAAGATTTGCGGGAACTTGTTCTACTAGAGGAGTTTAAGAGTTCACTACCTCAAGAGGTGCGTTCGCATATCGAGGAACGAAAAGTGAAAACTTTGTCGGTAGCTAGTACAATGGCTGATGAGTATACTTTGTCCCGTAGTCATGGAAACAGGTATGTAGGAAGCAAATATGCAGCTCCTAATCGTCTAAGTGTTGGCAAGACAAATTCTAGCAGTAAGACAGAGGTGAAGGCTGGTCTGGTGGTAGAAAATGAGACTGACAAGAAGGGTAGGAACACTGAGAAGCCTATTGTGTGTTTCCATTGTAGGCAACCAGGGCATGTGAAGTCTACTTGTCCcgttctgaacaagaaaaaacaggaaaaagacaaagaaaagaagtctcATCCAAATGGATTGGTGAGTCGTTCGGTTGAATCGACAGGTGATGGGTGTGAACAAGTTCAGAGTGTGATTAAGTCAGCTGATCAAGACAAGATTAAGTCTCAGTATGAACCATTCACTTCTGTAGGCTATGTGTCATTGGTAGGGTGTGATGAAGCTAGAAAGGTTATTATCCTGCGAGATACTGGTGCATCCCAGTCATTGATTCTTGACAGTGTTTTACCTTTTGGGCAAACGTCGTCCACAGGCACAAGTGTACTGTTACAAGGAGTAGAAGGAGGTTACGTTGAGGCCCCTCTTCACACGGTCGATTTGCAGTCAGGCCTAGTTTCAGGAAGGGTGAGCCTTGGTGTTAGGAAGTCACTTCCTATGGATGGTGTAGCATTGATATTAGGCAATGATCTTGCAGGAGACAAAGTGACTATTCCAGTGGTCAGTGCAGTCCCTTTGgataaagaaggaaatgagaCAGCTGCATTGGTTCAGGAATTCCCTGAAGTTTTCCCAGCTTGTGTAGTCACACGTTCCATGTCTAGGAAATCAGAGGAGTCTGAAATGAAGGCTAGTCAAGGGGATATCGGTCTAGAAGGGAGTTTCGTCTGTCGGTCAGATGATGTAGAAGTAAGCAAACCCGCAGCATCAAAATCACATGAGATAGGGGATGAGTCTCAGCCTGTAGATGAAAATGAGATTGGGTTGAACAAGAGCTCTTTGATTGATGCACAGAAGAATGATCCACAGTTGGTAGCATTGTGTGATAGTGCTCTTGCTGAAGAAGAAGCACTGAGTGAAAGGACTTGCTACTATGTGAAAGGAGATGtgttgatgaggaagtggatgCCAGTTGACTCTTCTAGTGATGAAGAATGGCGAGAAGTTCACCAAATTGTCATTCCAAGAGTATTTCGTAAACATATCTTGAGTGTGTCGCATGAGTCAGCTCTTGGTGGTCATCTTGGAGTCAATAAGACAGTTGACaagattttgaaacatttcttttgGCCTGGCTTGAGACGGGATGTTTCAGATTTCTGTAGAACTTGCCATGTTTGTCAAGTGGTGGGGAAACCTAATCAGAAGATTCCTCCTGCTCCCCTAAATCCCATACCAGCATTTGATGAGCCGTTTAGCACAGTTATCATAGACTGTGTTGGTCCTTTGCCAAAGACAAAGGCTGGACATGAGTACTTGCTCACTATGATGTGCGCTTCTACGAGATTTCCAGAAGCTGTGCCACTTCGGCGTATTACTGCACAGAACGTTAGCAAGGCGTTAGTGAAGTTCTTCACAACGGTTGGCTTGCCAAAGGTGGTGCAATCAGACCAGGGTTCCAACTTCACTTCAAAGATATTTCAGCAAGTGATGTGTGAGTTGGGTATCAAATGTGTTACCTCGAGTGCCTATCATCCACAGAGTCAAGGCGCTCTGGAGCGTTTTCATCAGACGCTGAAGAACATGATGAGAACATACTGCTTTGAGGTCGAGAAGGACAGGGATGAAGGCTTGCCGTTGTTGCTTTTCTCGGTGCGAGAGTCTGTGCAAGAGTCCTTAGGATTTAGTCCCTTTGAGGTAGTGTTTGGACACGAGGTTCGTGGTCCATTGAAGGTCTTGAGAGAGAAGCTGTTGGGTGAGGATGAGTCACCTGGTTTGTTGAATTATGTGACCACGTTCCGTGGTAGGCTGACTCGTGCACGTGAATTTGCAGCTGGACATTTGAGAAACAGTCAAAAGAACATGAAGCAGTTGTTTGATAAGAGGTCCAGGGAAAGAATGTTCAGTCCCGGTGAAAAGGTATTGATACTGTTGCCCATTCCTGGTAACCCTCTGTGTGCTCGCTTCTCTGGTCCCTATGTCGTGGAGGAGAGATTGAGTGATGTGAATTACATCATTCAGACGCCagacaggaagaaaaagaaacggtTGTGTCACATCAACATGTTGAAGAAGTATGTTGAGAGAAGTGCAGGTGAAAGTGCGAAGCCAGTCATGTATGTGGTAGGAGCAGTCCAAGATGTCCCTGTCCCCAAGACGAGGAAGGAGCTGATGAGATTCATCGGAATGGCCGGATACTACCGTCGCTTCTGCCATAACTTCTCGGATGTTGTGGCACCCTTGACTGATCTCCTGCGGAAGAATGTGAAGTTCCAGTGGTCAGCAGCATGCCAGTCTGCCTTCGACCAAGTGAAGGCGATCCTGTCGAGTGGTCCTGTATTGGCAGCGCCGGACTTCAAGAAAGGCTTCAGCCTAGCTGTCGATGCCAGCGATGTCGGAGCAGGCGCCGTGCTGATGCAAGCTGATGACGATGGAGTGGACAGACCGGTCGGCTACTTCTCAAAGAAGTTCAACGCGCACCAGCGGAAGTATTCTACCGTTGAGAAGGAGACCCTAGCGTTAATTCTTTCGCTCAGCCATTTTGATGTCTACGTGGGCAGCACAACTCAACCCGTTGTTGTGTGGACTGATCACAACCCACTGACATTCGTCAAcagaatgagaaacaaaaaccagagacTGATGCGATGGAGTTTAATCCTACAGGAGTATAACCTTGACATTAAGCACATTCGCGGAAAGGAAAACATTGTCGCAGACGCCCTTTCTCGTGCTTAA